In Streptomyces sp. NBC_00306, a single genomic region encodes these proteins:
- a CDS encoding MFS transporter: MPHLNKLRTAAPGGPSGNTAALPLSRLRTALTVFFALDGFLFAGWVVRIPAIKQQTGASASDLGLALLGVSAGAVVTMTLTGRLCRRFGSHPVTVASAVLMSLSIALPALTHSTLALGLVLLVFGAAYGGINVAMNSAAVDLVAALRRPVMPSFHAAFSLGGMVGAGLGALVAGGLSPTVHLLLLAVIGLLVTAVVGRVLLGRTAPVTERAQEDPVPRRLTGRTRRLVTVFGVIALCTAYGEGAMADWGALHLEQDLDAHPGVAALGYSLFALAMTAGRLTGTTLLERLGQTRTLVAGGTTAAAGMLLGSLAPTVWLALLGFAVAGLGLANIFPVAVARAGALAGPGGVAAASTLGYGGMLLGPPAIGFLADWFSLPVALTTVAALAAGAALIGWAARNATAPQDA; encoded by the coding sequence GTGCCGCACCTAAACAAACTACGGACGGCCGCACCGGGGGGCCCGAGCGGAAACACCGCTGCACTCCCCCTGTCCCGCCTCCGCACCGCCCTCACCGTGTTCTTCGCCCTGGACGGCTTTCTCTTCGCCGGCTGGGTGGTCCGCATTCCCGCGATCAAGCAGCAGACCGGAGCATCCGCGAGCGACCTCGGGCTCGCGCTGCTCGGCGTCTCGGCGGGCGCGGTCGTGACGATGACCCTCACGGGCCGGCTGTGCCGCCGCTTCGGCAGCCATCCGGTCACCGTCGCCAGTGCCGTACTGATGTCGCTCAGCATCGCGCTGCCCGCGCTGACGCACTCGACGCTCGCCCTCGGTCTCGTCCTGCTCGTCTTCGGCGCCGCGTACGGCGGGATCAACGTGGCGATGAACAGCGCCGCGGTCGACCTGGTCGCCGCGCTCCGTCGCCCGGTGATGCCGAGCTTCCACGCGGCGTTCAGCCTCGGCGGCATGGTCGGTGCGGGGCTGGGAGCCCTGGTGGCCGGCGGCCTGTCCCCCACCGTGCATCTGCTGCTCCTCGCCGTCATCGGCCTGCTGGTCACGGCGGTCGTCGGCCGGGTGCTGCTCGGCCGGACGGCTCCGGTCACCGAGCGCGCCCAGGAGGACCCGGTGCCGCGCCGGCTCACGGGCCGAACCCGCAGGCTCGTCACGGTCTTCGGCGTGATCGCGCTCTGCACGGCGTACGGCGAGGGCGCGATGGCCGACTGGGGCGCGCTCCACCTGGAGCAGGACCTGGACGCCCACCCGGGCGTGGCCGCCCTCGGATACTCCCTGTTCGCCCTCGCGATGACGGCCGGCCGTCTCACCGGGACGACCCTGCTGGAGCGGCTCGGACAGACCCGCACGCTGGTCGCGGGCGGCACGACGGCTGCGGCCGGCATGCTGCTGGGCTCGCTCGCCCCGACCGTGTGGCTCGCGCTGCTCGGCTTCGCGGTGGCGGGCCTCGGCCTGGCCAACATCTTCCCGGTGGCCGTGGCCCGGGCGGGCGCACTCGCCGGCCCCGGCGGGGTCGCCGCCGCTTCCACGCTCGGATACGGCGGCATGCTGCTGGGACCGCCCGCGATCGGGTTCCTCGCCGACTGGTTCTCGCTGCCCGTCGCGCTCACCACGGTCGCGGCACTGGCCGCGGGTGCGGCACTGATCGGATGGGCGGCCCGGAACGCGACCGCGCCGCAGGACGCCTGA
- a CDS encoding maleylpyruvate isomerase family mycothiol-dependent enzyme, whose product METAELITSLVREGQLLAAAATRTDPATPVPTCPGWQMRDLLRHIGMVHRWATAFVAEGHEEFRPAVPENDLDGDELIEWFREGHGLLVGALTESPADVRCWTFLPAPSPLAFWARRQAHETAIHRADAESALSGKPGPVPADFAVDGIAELLCGFHGRTRSRLRSEVPRALRVRPLDTDDVWTMWISTDAPRTEPIAEVAADCELIGTAEQLYLTLWNRLPLSAVTVTGDTELAREWREKSSVTWS is encoded by the coding sequence ATGGAGACCGCCGAGCTGATCACATCACTCGTACGGGAGGGCCAGTTGCTGGCCGCCGCGGCCACCCGGACGGACCCGGCGACGCCGGTGCCCACATGCCCGGGCTGGCAGATGCGTGACCTGCTGCGTCACATCGGCATGGTGCACCGCTGGGCCACCGCGTTCGTGGCGGAAGGCCATGAGGAGTTCCGTCCCGCCGTACCCGAGAACGACCTCGACGGCGACGAACTGATCGAGTGGTTCCGCGAGGGCCACGGCCTCCTCGTCGGGGCACTGACCGAGTCACCGGCCGATGTGCGGTGCTGGACCTTCCTTCCGGCCCCGTCTCCGCTCGCGTTCTGGGCCCGGCGACAGGCGCACGAGACGGCGATCCACCGCGCCGACGCCGAGTCCGCCCTGAGCGGCAAACCCGGCCCGGTGCCTGCCGACTTCGCCGTCGACGGCATCGCCGAACTGCTCTGCGGCTTCCACGGCCGCACCCGGAGCCGGCTGCGTTCCGAGGTGCCCCGCGCCCTGCGTGTACGGCCGCTCGACACGGACGACGTGTGGACCATGTGGATCTCGACGGACGCGCCGCGTACGGAACCGATCGCGGAGGTGGCCGCGGACTGCGAGCTCATCGGCACCGCCGAGCAGCTCTACCTCACGCTGTGGAACCGGCTGCCCCTGAGCGCCGTCACCGTCACGGGCGACACGGAACTCGCCCGGGAGTGGCGGGAGAAGTCCTCCGTCACCTGGTCGTAG
- a CDS encoding MarR family winged helix-turn-helix transcriptional regulator, with the protein MAANKSERALVDEWRDVLALHARTMCELDRELHHHGLGASDFEVLDVLAEESAADGDCSFRVQELAARVHLSQSALSRLVARLEKDGLVTRGMCSEDRRGVRVALTDAGRARHAEVQPLQRAVLSRMLPGATA; encoded by the coding sequence ATGGCAGCGAACAAGTCCGAGCGCGCACTCGTCGACGAGTGGCGCGATGTGCTGGCGCTGCACGCCCGGACGATGTGCGAGCTCGACCGCGAGCTCCATCACCACGGGCTCGGCGCCAGCGACTTCGAGGTCCTCGACGTACTCGCCGAGGAGTCGGCCGCCGACGGCGACTGTTCGTTCCGGGTGCAGGAACTCGCGGCCCGCGTCCACCTCAGCCAGAGCGCGCTGTCGCGTCTGGTGGCCCGCCTGGAGAAGGACGGGCTGGTCACCCGCGGTATGTGCAGCGAGGACCGCCGGGGTGTGCGGGTCGCGCTGACCGACGCGGGGCGAGCACGCCATGCCGAGGTCCAGCCGCTCCAGCGCGCCGTGCTCTCCCGCATGCTGCCGGGCGCCACGGCCTGA
- a CDS encoding MFS transporter: MISPPNVPLAQERWSPRLWGTLLVLCAAMFLDALDVSMVGVALPSIATDLDLSTSTLQWIVSGYILGYGGLLLLGGRAADLLGRRRVFLIALAVFAVASLLGGLVDSGPLLIASRFIKGLSAAFTAPAGLSIITTTFKEGPQRNRALAIYTTCAATGFSMGLVLSGLLTEVSWRLTMLLPAPIALIALVAGIKLIPRSSREDSGKGYDLPGAVTGTASMLLLVFTVVQAPEVGWASARTLLSFLAVAALLTAFVTIERRSSHPLIRLGVLRSGSQIRANLGAAFFFGSYVGFQFLVTQYMQSLLGWSALETALAFLPAGALVALSSTKIGSVVDRFGTPRVIALGFGFLVVAYALFLRIDLAPSYAAVILPSMLLLGAACALVFPSLNIQATNGVEDHEQGMVSGLLNTSIQVGGAIFLAIVTAVITAGDTGGSPQQVLDSFRPGLAVVTVVAAAGLLITLTGLRTRRTGGGVLVATSVSVPQPEPERVTVGD; encoded by the coding sequence ATGATCTCTCCGCCCAACGTCCCCTTGGCGCAGGAGCGCTGGAGCCCTCGGCTGTGGGGCACGCTGCTCGTGCTCTGCGCCGCGATGTTCCTCGACGCGCTCGATGTCTCGATGGTCGGCGTCGCCCTGCCGTCGATCGCCACCGATCTCGATCTGTCCACCTCGACCCTGCAGTGGATCGTCAGCGGCTACATCCTCGGCTACGGCGGCCTGTTGCTCCTCGGCGGCCGCGCCGCCGACCTCCTCGGCCGCCGCCGGGTCTTCCTCATCGCACTCGCCGTCTTCGCCGTCGCCTCCCTGCTCGGCGGGCTCGTCGACTCCGGACCGCTGCTGATCGCCAGCCGTTTCATCAAGGGCCTGAGCGCCGCGTTCACGGCGCCCGCCGGACTGTCGATCATCACTACGACCTTCAAGGAAGGCCCGCAGCGCAACCGCGCGCTGGCCATCTACACCACCTGCGCCGCCACCGGCTTCTCCATGGGCCTCGTGCTGTCGGGCTTGCTCACCGAGGTCAGCTGGCGCCTCACCATGCTGCTTCCCGCGCCCATCGCCCTGATCGCCCTGGTCGCCGGCATCAAGCTCATCCCGCGCAGCAGCCGCGAGGATTCCGGAAAGGGGTACGACCTGCCCGGAGCCGTCACCGGCACGGCCTCGATGCTCCTGCTCGTCTTCACCGTCGTCCAGGCACCGGAGGTCGGCTGGGCATCCGCCCGTACGCTGCTGTCCTTCCTCGCCGTGGCCGCCCTGCTCACCGCGTTCGTCACCATCGAGCGCCGCAGCTCCCACCCCCTGATCCGGCTGGGCGTACTGCGCTCCGGCAGCCAGATCCGAGCGAACCTCGGCGCGGCCTTCTTCTTCGGCTCGTACGTCGGTTTCCAGTTCCTCGTCACCCAGTACATGCAGTCCCTGCTCGGCTGGTCCGCCCTGGAGACGGCGCTGGCCTTCCTGCCCGCGGGGGCACTCGTGGCGCTCTCGTCGACGAAGATCGGCTCCGTCGTGGACCGCTTCGGCACGCCGCGCGTGATCGCCCTCGGCTTCGGATTCCTCGTCGTCGCGTACGCCCTGTTCCTGAGGATCGACCTCGCACCGAGCTACGCGGCGGTCATCCTGCCGTCGATGCTGCTGCTCGGCGCGGCGTGCGCGCTGGTCTTCCCCTCGCTCAACATCCAGGCCACCAACGGCGTCGAGGACCACGAACAGGGCATGGTCTCCGGTCTGCTCAACACGTCGATCCAGGTCGGCGGTGCGATCTTCCTCGCCATCGTGACCGCGGTGATCACCGCCGGCGACACCGGCGGCTCTCCCCAGCAGGTGCTGGACAGCTTCCGCCCGGGCCTCGCGGTGGTGACCGTCGTCGCGGCGGCGGGGCTGCTCATCACCCTGACCGGTCTGCGCACCCGGCGCACCGGCGGCGGCGTACTGGTCGCCACGTCGGTGTCGGTGCCCCAACCCGAGCCCGAGCGGGTGACGGTCGGCGACTGA